In one window of Phoenix dactylifera cultivar Barhee BC4 unplaced genomic scaffold, palm_55x_up_171113_PBpolish2nd_filt_p 001147F, whole genome shotgun sequence DNA:
- the LOC103724274 gene encoding acidic endochitinase-like gives MARRLLAATMLFGLIVRLHAGGIAIYWGQNGNEGSLADTCETGNYKFVNMAFLPTFGNGQNPMINLAGHCDPYTNGCTRLSDDIRSCQSRGIKVMLSIGGGAGSYYLASSEDAKQVATYLWNNFLGGTSSSRPLGSAVLDGIDFDIEGGTNQHWDDLARYLKAYSKPGKEVYLTAAPQCPFPDAWVGSALDTGLFDYVWVQFYNNPPCQYTTGNVRNLDDAWKQWLTIPAKEIFLGLPAAPQAAGSGFIPASDLTTLVLPTIKNSKKYGGIMLWSKYYDDLTGYSSSVKNQV, from the coding sequence ATGGCAAGACGCTTACTTGCTGCAACTATGCtatttggcttaattgtgaGGTTGCATGCTGGTGGAATTGCAATCTACTGGGGACAAAATGGCAATGAGGGATCCTTAGCAGATACATGCGAAACAGGAAACTACAAGTTTGTAAACATGGCATTCCTCCCCACGTTTGGCAATGGACAAAATCCCATGATCAACCTTGCTGGCCACTGCGACCCTTATACCAATGGTTGTACCAGGTTAAGCGACGATATCAGATCTTGCCAGAGCCGCGGCATTAAGGTGATGCTCTCCATTGGAGGTGGAGCAGGGAGCTACTATCTAGCTTCTTCTGAGGATGCCAAACAAGTTGCAACGTACCTTTGGAACAACTTCTTGGGTGGCACTTCTTCGTCTCGCCCTCTTGGGAGTGCAGTTTTGGATGGCATAGACTTCGACATCGAGGGAGGCACGAACCAGCACTGGGATGATCTTGCGAGGTACCTTAAGGCATATAGCAAGCCTGGGAAAGAAGTTTACCTGACCGCAGCTCCCCAGTGTCCCTTTCCCGACGCCTGGGTTGGCAGTGCACTTGACACTGGACTTTTCGATTATGTCTGGGTTCAATTCTACAACAATCCACCTTGCCAATATACCACAGGAAACGTCCGCAATCTCGATGATGCATGGAAACAATGGCTAACAATTCCTGCCAAGGAAATTTTCCTTGGACTCCCTGCAGCTCCTCAGGCAGCTGGTAGTGGATTCATTCCAGCCAGTGATCTCACAACTCTAGTGCTTCCGACCATCAAGAATTCGAAGAAGTATGGGGGGATCATGTTATGGTCCAAATACTATGATGATCTCACCGGTTACAGTTCTTCGGTTAAGAATCAAGTGTGA